The following coding sequences are from one Rhipicephalus microplus isolate Deutch F79 chromosome 3, USDA_Rmic, whole genome shotgun sequence window:
- the LOC119164441 gene encoding uncharacterized protein LOC119164441 yields MDEHAELTPAVRRLLLGVFRNSGNDLNGATQCDATDALSHTQGAFLGNDSAASTGASPSRACQPGTPARAAGCEWTSGETKLLLDLYASYFPQVGPLKKFRNKKAMFEKIATDINNKLGVMRTGEQCCSRYKTVLKRKNVAAGKNNTSGCSPQEVPYEAELEKIKWLDDSLEPEVVRDASGVVSKKTCPQSSTESVPLAGSSSSTSHSPSSSVGQDDTPDSKRKRPNSARELHLQTFFEKMKELDERRAERKAERDSKREERRLAKTQRREEMHKEKMNLLREIFNLKKNE; encoded by the exons ATGGACGAGCACGCGGAATTGACACCGGCTGTGCGTCGGCTGTTGCTGGGCGTTTTCAGAAACAGCGGCAACGATCTGAACG GTGCTACACAGTGTGACGCCACCGACGCTTTGTCACATACACAGGGCGCATTTTTAGGAAATG ATTCTGCAGCGTCTACTGGTGCGTCACCAAGTCGGGCTTGTCAGCCAGGGACTCCTGCACGTG CTGCAGGGTGTGAGTGGACGAGTGGCGAGACGAAGCTGCTGCTGGACCTCTACGCCTCATATTTCCCTCAAGTTGGCCCTCTGAAAAAATTTCGCAACAAAAAGGCCATGtttgaaaaaattgcaacagacATTAATAATAAACTGGGTGTAATGAGAACTGGTGAGCAGTGCTGCTCTCGGTACAAAACCgtactgaaaagaaaaaatgtggcagcTGGGAAAAATAATACGTCTGGCTGTTCCCCACAAGAAGTCCCCTACGAGGCCGAGCTTGAAAAAATCAAGTGGCTGGACGACAGCTTGGAACCAGAAGTGGTACGCGACGCAAGTGGAGTGGTATCAAAAAAGACATGTCCACAGTCATCCACCGAGTCTGTTCCACTTGCTGGTTCAAGCTCGTCAACGTCACACTCTCCATCCAGCTCCGTTGGGCAGGACGACACTCCTGATTCAAAAAGAAAACGCCCGAATTCAGCACGCGAGCTCCACCTGCAAACCTTCTTTGAAAAAATGAAGGAGTTAGATGAACGGCGAGCAGAGCGAAAGGCTGAAAGAGACAGCAAGAGGGAAGAGCGACGACTTGCTAAAACACAGCGACGAGAAGAAATGCACAAAGAAAAGATGAATCTTCTCCGTGAAATTTTCAACTTgaagaaaaatgaataa